Proteins from one Poecile atricapillus isolate bPoeAtr1 chromosome 14, bPoeAtr1.hap1, whole genome shotgun sequence genomic window:
- the SUN1 gene encoding SUN domain-containing protein 1 isoform X5 → MDFSRLHTYTPPQCLPENTGYTYALSSSYSSSALDFETENKIDPVFDSPRMSRRSLRLAAGGYSKPDDGQSDSLHDSSYAGNMSFRDQSKVVKQRRSMSKQSGSGRHVPRKNLSSSSIFSQSSFNSHASDTSMISTLLDESLIREQTEVDHFWGLDEEGDPKGSDTTLLQGNGGIAAAELQPTLNGYTCSDCSMLSERKEVLTAYSASHVPSSRIYTRDRSQKHASRGTYFYMSKILRLVKNTAASFASLLVHLFQMVLLKLGYEYKAHSDYCGSMNVKDFYREDRHLGVNEESIWKAASGMFRLLRTGWYQLVTLMSLLKVFLVRRCFPKNYRWLLFLIPLLFLLGLWFWGLNSFISLLPPLNWTKIDRIQKTGDSVHVPEPQDDSFHSVQPPKDTISIFDFGRISELEKQMAFMSDRCHDRNKEYNKVMSLLQNLQDQVATMSDRSETLNLIKNVMSQYLKDMKLEEKTDFLALHKEHELRIQTLEDLLRKLAAESKDIQKEFNLAKSKSVRDDDQYSLLMSKIKQLELDLAYMKSELLSGESVKTSCEKMDVIHEKVDAQVKESVKLMLFGDQQEDFPDSLLQWLTSNFVSKSDLQTLLRDLELQILKNITLHMSVTNQKVTSEVVTNAVTNAGISGITEAQAQIIVNNALKLYSQDKTGMVDFALESGGGSVLSTRCSETYETKTALISLFGIPLWYFSQSPRVVIQPDMYPGNCWAFKGSQGYLVVRLSMKIYPTAFTLEHIPKTLSPTGNITSAPRNFSVYGLDDEYQEEGKLLGEYVYDQDGEPLQMFPVMEKNEDAFQIVELRIFSNWGHAEYTCLYRFRVHGKPAE, encoded by the exons TTCGAgttattcttcatctgctttggATTTTGAGACAGAGAACAAAATAGATCCAGTGTTTGATTCACCCAGAATGTCACGGCGTAGTTTACGGTTGGCTGCTGGAGGGTACAGTAAACCAGATGATGGACAGAGTGATTCCCTTCATGACAGCTCTTATGCTGGAAACATGTCCTTCAGGGATCAGTCTAA GGTGGTAAAGCAACGCAGAAGTATGAGCAAACAGTCTGGCAGTGGAAGACATGTGCCAAGGAAAAATCTGTCCAGCTCATCTATTTTTAGCCAGAGCAGTTTCAATAGCCATGCCAGTGATACATCAATGATATCCACTTTATTGGATGAGTCTCTGATTCGGGAACAGACAGAAGTTGATCATTTCTGGG gCCTTGATGAAGAAGGTGACCCCAAAG GCAGTGACACCACGCTGCTGCAGGGGAACGGGGGcatagcagcagcagagctgcagcccacgCTGAACGGCTACACGTGTAGTGACTGCAGCATGCTGTCAGAGAGGAAGGAGGTCCTCACTGCCTACTCAGCTTCCCATGTGCCATCTTCCAGGATCTACACTAGGGACAGGAGCCAGAAACATGCATCTA gAGGAACATATTTCTACATGAGTAAGATTCTACGATTGGTCAAAAATACTgcagcatcttttgcatcaCTATTAGTGCATCTATTTCAAATGGTTTTGCTGAAGCTGGGTTATGAATATAAAG CTCACTCAGACTACTGTGGAAGCATGAATGTAAAGGACTTCTACAGAGAAGATCGTCATCTTGGCGTGAATGAGGAATCAATAT GGAAGGCAGCTTCTGGCATGTTCAGGTTGCTTAGAACTGGATGGTATCAACTTGTTACTCTGATGTCTTTGCTCAAGGTGTTTCTTGTAAGAAG ATGCTTTCCAAAGAACTACAGATGGTTACTGTTTCTTATCCCACTCCTGTTTCTACTAG gTTTGTGGTTCTGGGGGCTTAATAGCTTCATTTCATTATTACCTCCATTAAACTGGACAAAAATTGACAGAATACAGAAAACAGGTGATTCTGTTCATGTTCCTGAACCACAAGATGATTCTTTTCATTCTGTGCAACCTCCAAAG GATACCATAAGTATCTTTGACTTTGGTCGCATAAGTGAGCTGGAAAAGCAAATGGCCTTCATGTCCGACAGATGCCATGACCGAAACAAAGAGTATAACAAAGTGATGAGCCTGCTCCAGAATCTTCAAGATCAGGTTGCCACAATGAGTGACAGAAGTGAAACAttgaatttaataaaaaatgtgatGAGTCAATATCTTAAAGATATGAAATTGGAGGAAAAG ACTGACTTCCTGGCTTTACATAAAGAACATGAGTTGCGCATCCAGACACTGGAAGACCTTCTTAGAAAACTCGCAGCTGAATCCAAG gACATCCAGAAGGAGTTCAACCTAGCCAAATCAAAATCAGTGAG AGATGATGATCAATACAGTCTCCTTATGTCCAAAATTAAACAGCTAGAACTAGATCTGGCTTATATGAAATCGGAGCTGTTATCTGGGGAAAGTGTGAAGACGAGTTGTGAGAAAATGGATGTCATTCATGAAAAA GTTGATGCCCAGGTCAAAGAATCTGTCAAGCTAATGCTTTTCGGTGATCAACAAGAAGACTTCCCTGATTCACTTCTCCAGTGGCTTACTTCCAATTTTGTTAGCAAAAGTGATCTACAGACTTTGCTGCGGGATCTTGAGTTGCAGATCCTCAAGAATATTACACTCCATATGTCTGTAACAAACCAAAAAGTAACATCTGAAGTAGTTACAAATGCTGTGACTAATGCAGGGATTTCTGGAATCACAGAAGCG CAAGCACAGATTATTGTAAATAACGCACTGAAACTCTACTCTCAAGACAAGACTGGGATGGTGGATTTTGCCTTGGAATCTGGAG GTGGCAGCGTTCTGAGTACTCGCTGTTCTGAAACCTATGAGACCAAGACAGCATTAATTAGCCTCTTTGGAATTCCTCTGTGGTACTTCTCCCAGTCTCCCAGAGTGGTGATTCAG CCGGACATGTATCCAGGAAACTGCTGGGCTTTCAAAGGATCACAGGGCTATCTTGTGGTGAGACTTTCCATGAAGATCTATCCAACTGCCTTTACATTGGAACACATACCAAAAACTCTTTCACCAACAGGAAATATCACCAGTGCTCCTAGGAATTTTTCAGTATAT GGTCTGGATGATGAATATCAAGAAGAAGGCAAGCTTCTAGGAGAGTATGTCTATGATCAAGATGGAGAACCACTGCAAATGTTTCCAGTGATG gagaaaaatgaagacGCATTCCAAATAGTGGAGCTGAGGATTTTCTCTAACTGGGGCCATGCAGAGTACACCTGCCTTTATCGGTTCAGAGTGCACGGGAAACCTGCCGAGTAA
- the SUN1 gene encoding SUN domain-containing protein 1 isoform X1, translated as MDFSRLHTYTPPQCLPENTGYTYALSSSYSSSALDFETENKIDPVFDSPRMSRRSLRLAAGGYSKPDDGQSDSLHDSSYAGNMSFRDQSKVVKQRRSMSKQSGSGRHVPRKNLSSSSIFSQSSFNSHASDTSMISTLLDESLIREQTEVDHFWGLDEEGDPKGSDTTLLQGNGGIAAAELQPTLNGYTCSDCSMLSERKEVLTAYSASHVPSSRIYTRDRSQKHASRGTYFYMSKILRLVKNTAASFASLLVHLFQMVLLKLGYEYKAHSDYCGSMNVKDFYREDRHLGVNEESICDDCKGKKHLEIYTTDHMQSSWAKSVARTIWHTFSSAGYFMLHMLRTVGATGWFVSEKVLSLLWLAILSPGKAASGMFRLLRTGWYQLVTLMSLLKVFLVRRCFPKNYRWLLFLIPLLFLLGLWFWGLNSFISLLPPLNWTKIDRIQKTGDSVHVPEPQDDSFHSVQPPKDTISIFDFGRISELEKQMAFMSDRCHDRNKEYNKVMSLLQNLQDQVATMSDRSETLNLIKNVMSQYLKDMKLEEKTDFLALHKEHELRIQTLEDLLRKLAAESKDIQKEFNLAKSKSVRDDDQYSLLMSKIKQLELDLAYMKSELLSGESVKTSCEKMDVIHEKVDAQVKESVKLMLFGDQQEDFPDSLLQWLTSNFVSKSDLQTLLRDLELQILKNITLHMSVTNQKVTSEVVTNAVTNAGISGITEAQAQIIVNNALKLYSQDKTGMVDFALESGGGSVLSTRCSETYETKTALISLFGIPLWYFSQSPRVVIQPDMYPGNCWAFKGSQGYLVVRLSMKIYPTAFTLEHIPKTLSPTGNITSAPRNFSVYGLDDEYQEEGKLLGEYVYDQDGEPLQMFPVMEKNEDAFQIVELRIFSNWGHAEYTCLYRFRVHGKPAE; from the exons TTCGAgttattcttcatctgctttggATTTTGAGACAGAGAACAAAATAGATCCAGTGTTTGATTCACCCAGAATGTCACGGCGTAGTTTACGGTTGGCTGCTGGAGGGTACAGTAAACCAGATGATGGACAGAGTGATTCCCTTCATGACAGCTCTTATGCTGGAAACATGTCCTTCAGGGATCAGTCTAA GGTGGTAAAGCAACGCAGAAGTATGAGCAAACAGTCTGGCAGTGGAAGACATGTGCCAAGGAAAAATCTGTCCAGCTCATCTATTTTTAGCCAGAGCAGTTTCAATAGCCATGCCAGTGATACATCAATGATATCCACTTTATTGGATGAGTCTCTGATTCGGGAACAGACAGAAGTTGATCATTTCTGGG gCCTTGATGAAGAAGGTGACCCCAAAG GCAGTGACACCACGCTGCTGCAGGGGAACGGGGGcatagcagcagcagagctgcagcccacgCTGAACGGCTACACGTGTAGTGACTGCAGCATGCTGTCAGAGAGGAAGGAGGTCCTCACTGCCTACTCAGCTTCCCATGTGCCATCTTCCAGGATCTACACTAGGGACAGGAGCCAGAAACATGCATCTA gAGGAACATATTTCTACATGAGTAAGATTCTACGATTGGTCAAAAATACTgcagcatcttttgcatcaCTATTAGTGCATCTATTTCAAATGGTTTTGCTGAAGCTGGGTTATGAATATAAAG CTCACTCAGACTACTGTGGAAGCATGAATGTAAAGGACTTCTACAGAGAAGATCGTCATCTTGGCGTGAATGAGGAATCAATAT GTGATGACTGTAAAGGGAAGAAACATCTTGAAATATACACCACAGACCACATGCAGTCCTCATGGGCTAAAAGTGTAGCAAGGACCATTTGGCACACCTTTTCTTCTGCAG GTTACTTTATGCTTCACATGTTGCGAACAGTGGGAGCCACTGGATGGTTTGTGTCGGAGAAGGTGTTGTCTCTACTTTGGCTGGCCATTCTTTCTCCAG GGAAGGCAGCTTCTGGCATGTTCAGGTTGCTTAGAACTGGATGGTATCAACTTGTTACTCTGATGTCTTTGCTCAAGGTGTTTCTTGTAAGAAG ATGCTTTCCAAAGAACTACAGATGGTTACTGTTTCTTATCCCACTCCTGTTTCTACTAG gTTTGTGGTTCTGGGGGCTTAATAGCTTCATTTCATTATTACCTCCATTAAACTGGACAAAAATTGACAGAATACAGAAAACAGGTGATTCTGTTCATGTTCCTGAACCACAAGATGATTCTTTTCATTCTGTGCAACCTCCAAAG GATACCATAAGTATCTTTGACTTTGGTCGCATAAGTGAGCTGGAAAAGCAAATGGCCTTCATGTCCGACAGATGCCATGACCGAAACAAAGAGTATAACAAAGTGATGAGCCTGCTCCAGAATCTTCAAGATCAGGTTGCCACAATGAGTGACAGAAGTGAAACAttgaatttaataaaaaatgtgatGAGTCAATATCTTAAAGATATGAAATTGGAGGAAAAG ACTGACTTCCTGGCTTTACATAAAGAACATGAGTTGCGCATCCAGACACTGGAAGACCTTCTTAGAAAACTCGCAGCTGAATCCAAG gACATCCAGAAGGAGTTCAACCTAGCCAAATCAAAATCAGTGAG AGATGATGATCAATACAGTCTCCTTATGTCCAAAATTAAACAGCTAGAACTAGATCTGGCTTATATGAAATCGGAGCTGTTATCTGGGGAAAGTGTGAAGACGAGTTGTGAGAAAATGGATGTCATTCATGAAAAA GTTGATGCCCAGGTCAAAGAATCTGTCAAGCTAATGCTTTTCGGTGATCAACAAGAAGACTTCCCTGATTCACTTCTCCAGTGGCTTACTTCCAATTTTGTTAGCAAAAGTGATCTACAGACTTTGCTGCGGGATCTTGAGTTGCAGATCCTCAAGAATATTACACTCCATATGTCTGTAACAAACCAAAAAGTAACATCTGAAGTAGTTACAAATGCTGTGACTAATGCAGGGATTTCTGGAATCACAGAAGCG CAAGCACAGATTATTGTAAATAACGCACTGAAACTCTACTCTCAAGACAAGACTGGGATGGTGGATTTTGCCTTGGAATCTGGAG GTGGCAGCGTTCTGAGTACTCGCTGTTCTGAAACCTATGAGACCAAGACAGCATTAATTAGCCTCTTTGGAATTCCTCTGTGGTACTTCTCCCAGTCTCCCAGAGTGGTGATTCAG CCGGACATGTATCCAGGAAACTGCTGGGCTTTCAAAGGATCACAGGGCTATCTTGTGGTGAGACTTTCCATGAAGATCTATCCAACTGCCTTTACATTGGAACACATACCAAAAACTCTTTCACCAACAGGAAATATCACCAGTGCTCCTAGGAATTTTTCAGTATAT GGTCTGGATGATGAATATCAAGAAGAAGGCAAGCTTCTAGGAGAGTATGTCTATGATCAAGATGGAGAACCACTGCAAATGTTTCCAGTGATG gagaaaaatgaagacGCATTCCAAATAGTGGAGCTGAGGATTTTCTCTAACTGGGGCCATGCAGAGTACACCTGCCTTTATCGGTTCAGAGTGCACGGGAAACCTGCCGAGTAA
- the SUN1 gene encoding SUN domain-containing protein 1 isoform X2: MDFSRLHTYTPPQCLPENTGYTYALSSSYSSSALDFETENKIDPVFDSPRMSRRSLRLAAGGYSKPDDGQSDSLHDSSYAGNMSFRDQSKVVKQRRSMSKQSGSGRHVPRKNLSSSSIFSQSSFNSHASDTSMISTLLDESLIREQTEVDHFWGLDEEGDPKGSDTTLLQGNGGIAAAELQPTLNGYTCSDCSMLSERKEVLTAYSASHVPSSRIYTRDRSQKHASRGTYFYMSKILRLVKNTAASFASLLVHLFQMVLLKLGYEYKAHSDYCGSMNVKDFYREDRHLGVNEESICDDCKGKKHLEIYTTDHMQSSWAKSVARTIWHTFSSAGKAASGMFRLLRTGWYQLVTLMSLLKVFLVRRCFPKNYRWLLFLIPLLFLLGLWFWGLNSFISLLPPLNWTKIDRIQKTGDSVHVPEPQDDSFHSVQPPKDTISIFDFGRISELEKQMAFMSDRCHDRNKEYNKVMSLLQNLQDQVATMSDRSETLNLIKNVMSQYLKDMKLEEKTDFLALHKEHELRIQTLEDLLRKLAAESKDIQKEFNLAKSKSVRDDDQYSLLMSKIKQLELDLAYMKSELLSGESVKTSCEKMDVIHEKVDAQVKESVKLMLFGDQQEDFPDSLLQWLTSNFVSKSDLQTLLRDLELQILKNITLHMSVTNQKVTSEVVTNAVTNAGISGITEAQAQIIVNNALKLYSQDKTGMVDFALESGGGSVLSTRCSETYETKTALISLFGIPLWYFSQSPRVVIQPDMYPGNCWAFKGSQGYLVVRLSMKIYPTAFTLEHIPKTLSPTGNITSAPRNFSVYGLDDEYQEEGKLLGEYVYDQDGEPLQMFPVMEKNEDAFQIVELRIFSNWGHAEYTCLYRFRVHGKPAE; encoded by the exons TTCGAgttattcttcatctgctttggATTTTGAGACAGAGAACAAAATAGATCCAGTGTTTGATTCACCCAGAATGTCACGGCGTAGTTTACGGTTGGCTGCTGGAGGGTACAGTAAACCAGATGATGGACAGAGTGATTCCCTTCATGACAGCTCTTATGCTGGAAACATGTCCTTCAGGGATCAGTCTAA GGTGGTAAAGCAACGCAGAAGTATGAGCAAACAGTCTGGCAGTGGAAGACATGTGCCAAGGAAAAATCTGTCCAGCTCATCTATTTTTAGCCAGAGCAGTTTCAATAGCCATGCCAGTGATACATCAATGATATCCACTTTATTGGATGAGTCTCTGATTCGGGAACAGACAGAAGTTGATCATTTCTGGG gCCTTGATGAAGAAGGTGACCCCAAAG GCAGTGACACCACGCTGCTGCAGGGGAACGGGGGcatagcagcagcagagctgcagcccacgCTGAACGGCTACACGTGTAGTGACTGCAGCATGCTGTCAGAGAGGAAGGAGGTCCTCACTGCCTACTCAGCTTCCCATGTGCCATCTTCCAGGATCTACACTAGGGACAGGAGCCAGAAACATGCATCTA gAGGAACATATTTCTACATGAGTAAGATTCTACGATTGGTCAAAAATACTgcagcatcttttgcatcaCTATTAGTGCATCTATTTCAAATGGTTTTGCTGAAGCTGGGTTATGAATATAAAG CTCACTCAGACTACTGTGGAAGCATGAATGTAAAGGACTTCTACAGAGAAGATCGTCATCTTGGCGTGAATGAGGAATCAATAT GTGATGACTGTAAAGGGAAGAAACATCTTGAAATATACACCACAGACCACATGCAGTCCTCATGGGCTAAAAGTGTAGCAAGGACCATTTGGCACACCTTTTCTTCTGCAG GGAAGGCAGCTTCTGGCATGTTCAGGTTGCTTAGAACTGGATGGTATCAACTTGTTACTCTGATGTCTTTGCTCAAGGTGTTTCTTGTAAGAAG ATGCTTTCCAAAGAACTACAGATGGTTACTGTTTCTTATCCCACTCCTGTTTCTACTAG gTTTGTGGTTCTGGGGGCTTAATAGCTTCATTTCATTATTACCTCCATTAAACTGGACAAAAATTGACAGAATACAGAAAACAGGTGATTCTGTTCATGTTCCTGAACCACAAGATGATTCTTTTCATTCTGTGCAACCTCCAAAG GATACCATAAGTATCTTTGACTTTGGTCGCATAAGTGAGCTGGAAAAGCAAATGGCCTTCATGTCCGACAGATGCCATGACCGAAACAAAGAGTATAACAAAGTGATGAGCCTGCTCCAGAATCTTCAAGATCAGGTTGCCACAATGAGTGACAGAAGTGAAACAttgaatttaataaaaaatgtgatGAGTCAATATCTTAAAGATATGAAATTGGAGGAAAAG ACTGACTTCCTGGCTTTACATAAAGAACATGAGTTGCGCATCCAGACACTGGAAGACCTTCTTAGAAAACTCGCAGCTGAATCCAAG gACATCCAGAAGGAGTTCAACCTAGCCAAATCAAAATCAGTGAG AGATGATGATCAATACAGTCTCCTTATGTCCAAAATTAAACAGCTAGAACTAGATCTGGCTTATATGAAATCGGAGCTGTTATCTGGGGAAAGTGTGAAGACGAGTTGTGAGAAAATGGATGTCATTCATGAAAAA GTTGATGCCCAGGTCAAAGAATCTGTCAAGCTAATGCTTTTCGGTGATCAACAAGAAGACTTCCCTGATTCACTTCTCCAGTGGCTTACTTCCAATTTTGTTAGCAAAAGTGATCTACAGACTTTGCTGCGGGATCTTGAGTTGCAGATCCTCAAGAATATTACACTCCATATGTCTGTAACAAACCAAAAAGTAACATCTGAAGTAGTTACAAATGCTGTGACTAATGCAGGGATTTCTGGAATCACAGAAGCG CAAGCACAGATTATTGTAAATAACGCACTGAAACTCTACTCTCAAGACAAGACTGGGATGGTGGATTTTGCCTTGGAATCTGGAG GTGGCAGCGTTCTGAGTACTCGCTGTTCTGAAACCTATGAGACCAAGACAGCATTAATTAGCCTCTTTGGAATTCCTCTGTGGTACTTCTCCCAGTCTCCCAGAGTGGTGATTCAG CCGGACATGTATCCAGGAAACTGCTGGGCTTTCAAAGGATCACAGGGCTATCTTGTGGTGAGACTTTCCATGAAGATCTATCCAACTGCCTTTACATTGGAACACATACCAAAAACTCTTTCACCAACAGGAAATATCACCAGTGCTCCTAGGAATTTTTCAGTATAT GGTCTGGATGATGAATATCAAGAAGAAGGCAAGCTTCTAGGAGAGTATGTCTATGATCAAGATGGAGAACCACTGCAAATGTTTCCAGTGATG gagaaaaatgaagacGCATTCCAAATAGTGGAGCTGAGGATTTTCTCTAACTGGGGCCATGCAGAGTACACCTGCCTTTATCGGTTCAGAGTGCACGGGAAACCTGCCGAGTAA
- the SUN1 gene encoding SUN domain-containing protein 1 isoform X3, with protein MDFSRLHTYTPPQCLPENTGYTYALSSSYSSSALDFETENKIDPVFDSPRMSRRSLRLAAGGYSKPDDGQSDSLHDSSYAGNMSFRDQSKVVKQRRSMSKQSGSGRHVPRKNLSSSSIFSQSSFNSHASDTSMISTLLDESLIREQTEVDHFWGLDEEGDPKGSDTTLLQGNGGIAAAELQPTLNGYTCSDCSMLSERKEVLTAYSASHVPSSRIYTRDRSQKHASTHSDYCGSMNVKDFYREDRHLGVNEESICDDCKGKKHLEIYTTDHMQSSWAKSVARTIWHTFSSAGYFMLHMLRTVGATGWFVSEKVLSLLWLAILSPGKAASGMFRLLRTGWYQLVTLMSLLKVFLVRRCFPKNYRWLLFLIPLLFLLGLWFWGLNSFISLLPPLNWTKIDRIQKTGDSVHVPEPQDDSFHSVQPPKDTISIFDFGRISELEKQMAFMSDRCHDRNKEYNKVMSLLQNLQDQVATMSDRSETLNLIKNVMSQYLKDMKLEEKTDFLALHKEHELRIQTLEDLLRKLAAESKDIQKEFNLAKSKSVRDDDQYSLLMSKIKQLELDLAYMKSELLSGESVKTSCEKMDVIHEKVDAQVKESVKLMLFGDQQEDFPDSLLQWLTSNFVSKSDLQTLLRDLELQILKNITLHMSVTNQKVTSEVVTNAVTNAGISGITEAQAQIIVNNALKLYSQDKTGMVDFALESGGGSVLSTRCSETYETKTALISLFGIPLWYFSQSPRVVIQPDMYPGNCWAFKGSQGYLVVRLSMKIYPTAFTLEHIPKTLSPTGNITSAPRNFSVYGLDDEYQEEGKLLGEYVYDQDGEPLQMFPVMEKNEDAFQIVELRIFSNWGHAEYTCLYRFRVHGKPAE; from the exons TTCGAgttattcttcatctgctttggATTTTGAGACAGAGAACAAAATAGATCCAGTGTTTGATTCACCCAGAATGTCACGGCGTAGTTTACGGTTGGCTGCTGGAGGGTACAGTAAACCAGATGATGGACAGAGTGATTCCCTTCATGACAGCTCTTATGCTGGAAACATGTCCTTCAGGGATCAGTCTAA GGTGGTAAAGCAACGCAGAAGTATGAGCAAACAGTCTGGCAGTGGAAGACATGTGCCAAGGAAAAATCTGTCCAGCTCATCTATTTTTAGCCAGAGCAGTTTCAATAGCCATGCCAGTGATACATCAATGATATCCACTTTATTGGATGAGTCTCTGATTCGGGAACAGACAGAAGTTGATCATTTCTGGG gCCTTGATGAAGAAGGTGACCCCAAAG GCAGTGACACCACGCTGCTGCAGGGGAACGGGGGcatagcagcagcagagctgcagcccacgCTGAACGGCTACACGTGTAGTGACTGCAGCATGCTGTCAGAGAGGAAGGAGGTCCTCACTGCCTACTCAGCTTCCCATGTGCCATCTTCCAGGATCTACACTAGGGACAGGAGCCAGAAACATGCATCTA CTCACTCAGACTACTGTGGAAGCATGAATGTAAAGGACTTCTACAGAGAAGATCGTCATCTTGGCGTGAATGAGGAATCAATAT GTGATGACTGTAAAGGGAAGAAACATCTTGAAATATACACCACAGACCACATGCAGTCCTCATGGGCTAAAAGTGTAGCAAGGACCATTTGGCACACCTTTTCTTCTGCAG GTTACTTTATGCTTCACATGTTGCGAACAGTGGGAGCCACTGGATGGTTTGTGTCGGAGAAGGTGTTGTCTCTACTTTGGCTGGCCATTCTTTCTCCAG GGAAGGCAGCTTCTGGCATGTTCAGGTTGCTTAGAACTGGATGGTATCAACTTGTTACTCTGATGTCTTTGCTCAAGGTGTTTCTTGTAAGAAG ATGCTTTCCAAAGAACTACAGATGGTTACTGTTTCTTATCCCACTCCTGTTTCTACTAG gTTTGTGGTTCTGGGGGCTTAATAGCTTCATTTCATTATTACCTCCATTAAACTGGACAAAAATTGACAGAATACAGAAAACAGGTGATTCTGTTCATGTTCCTGAACCACAAGATGATTCTTTTCATTCTGTGCAACCTCCAAAG GATACCATAAGTATCTTTGACTTTGGTCGCATAAGTGAGCTGGAAAAGCAAATGGCCTTCATGTCCGACAGATGCCATGACCGAAACAAAGAGTATAACAAAGTGATGAGCCTGCTCCAGAATCTTCAAGATCAGGTTGCCACAATGAGTGACAGAAGTGAAACAttgaatttaataaaaaatgtgatGAGTCAATATCTTAAAGATATGAAATTGGAGGAAAAG ACTGACTTCCTGGCTTTACATAAAGAACATGAGTTGCGCATCCAGACACTGGAAGACCTTCTTAGAAAACTCGCAGCTGAATCCAAG gACATCCAGAAGGAGTTCAACCTAGCCAAATCAAAATCAGTGAG AGATGATGATCAATACAGTCTCCTTATGTCCAAAATTAAACAGCTAGAACTAGATCTGGCTTATATGAAATCGGAGCTGTTATCTGGGGAAAGTGTGAAGACGAGTTGTGAGAAAATGGATGTCATTCATGAAAAA GTTGATGCCCAGGTCAAAGAATCTGTCAAGCTAATGCTTTTCGGTGATCAACAAGAAGACTTCCCTGATTCACTTCTCCAGTGGCTTACTTCCAATTTTGTTAGCAAAAGTGATCTACAGACTTTGCTGCGGGATCTTGAGTTGCAGATCCTCAAGAATATTACACTCCATATGTCTGTAACAAACCAAAAAGTAACATCTGAAGTAGTTACAAATGCTGTGACTAATGCAGGGATTTCTGGAATCACAGAAGCG CAAGCACAGATTATTGTAAATAACGCACTGAAACTCTACTCTCAAGACAAGACTGGGATGGTGGATTTTGCCTTGGAATCTGGAG GTGGCAGCGTTCTGAGTACTCGCTGTTCTGAAACCTATGAGACCAAGACAGCATTAATTAGCCTCTTTGGAATTCCTCTGTGGTACTTCTCCCAGTCTCCCAGAGTGGTGATTCAG CCGGACATGTATCCAGGAAACTGCTGGGCTTTCAAAGGATCACAGGGCTATCTTGTGGTGAGACTTTCCATGAAGATCTATCCAACTGCCTTTACATTGGAACACATACCAAAAACTCTTTCACCAACAGGAAATATCACCAGTGCTCCTAGGAATTTTTCAGTATAT GGTCTGGATGATGAATATCAAGAAGAAGGCAAGCTTCTAGGAGAGTATGTCTATGATCAAGATGGAGAACCACTGCAAATGTTTCCAGTGATG gagaaaaatgaagacGCATTCCAAATAGTGGAGCTGAGGATTTTCTCTAACTGGGGCCATGCAGAGTACACCTGCCTTTATCGGTTCAGAGTGCACGGGAAACCTGCCGAGTAA